In Xanthomonas theicola, a single genomic region encodes these proteins:
- a CDS encoding DUF3182 family protein: MARPARHDHVRCHSVRMHPADGHEAATHAWIAAEVARLMGVPVRDGAAAGSGFYVPDDTLTAAQAQPLGVCAAADLLGGVVPHAFVATKAISHPLVERGAAAPEGWQHALGAALAEATLPGYTAFAAADARAAYARLCRGGQVRLKLPHGIGGQGQLLLGDAPALDTALDAVAPADLAQQGVVLERQLDRSTTFSVGEVDCAGMTIAYYGTQSVTGDGSGRQTYGGSQLFVIRGTLDALLEGELPPPQREAVLKARHYDRCIAEAYPAFYASRRNYDVIEGVAEDGTGIGGVLEQSWRVGGATPAELAAVDAFQRQPGLRAVVAATVERYGEQDLPVGAQVYYRDEDPRVGRLTKYRYLSVVD, translated from the coding sequence ATGGCCCGACCTGCCAGACACGACCATGTCCGCTGCCACAGCGTCCGCATGCATCCGGCCGACGGGCACGAGGCCGCCACGCATGCCTGGATCGCCGCCGAAGTGGCGCGGCTGATGGGCGTGCCGGTACGCGATGGCGCCGCCGCCGGGAGCGGCTTCTACGTGCCGGACGACACCCTGACCGCGGCACAGGCGCAACCACTGGGCGTGTGCGCCGCCGCCGATCTACTCGGCGGGGTGGTGCCGCATGCGTTCGTCGCCACCAAGGCGATCAGCCATCCGCTGGTCGAACGCGGCGCGGCCGCGCCGGAGGGCTGGCAGCATGCGCTGGGCGCCGCACTGGCCGAGGCCACGCTGCCCGGCTACACCGCGTTCGCCGCTGCCGATGCGCGCGCGGCCTACGCGCGGCTGTGCCGCGGCGGCCAGGTGCGGTTGAAACTGCCCCACGGCATCGGCGGACAGGGCCAGTTGCTGCTGGGCGACGCGCCCGCGCTCGACACGGCGCTGGACGCGGTGGCCCCGGCGGATCTGGCGCAGCAGGGCGTCGTGCTCGAACGGCAGCTGGATCGCTCGACCACCTTCAGTGTCGGCGAAGTGGACTGCGCCGGGATGACCATCGCGTACTACGGAACGCAATCGGTCACCGGCGACGGCAGCGGCCGCCAGACCTACGGTGGCTCGCAACTGTTCGTGATCCGCGGCACGCTGGATGCCTTGCTGGAGGGCGAGCTGCCGCCGCCGCAGCGCGAGGCGGTGCTGAAGGCGCGCCACTACGACCGCTGCATCGCCGAAGCCTATCCGGCGTTCTATGCATCGCGCCGCAACTACGATGTGATCGAGGGCGTCGCCGAGGACGGCACCGGCATCGGCGGCGTGCTCGAGCAGTCCTGGCGCGTCGGCGGCGCAACGCCGGCGGAACTGGCCGCGGTCGACGCCTTCCAGCGCCAGCCGGGACTGCGCGCGGTGGTCGCGGCCACCGTCGAGCGCTACGGCGAGCAGGACTTGCCTGTCGGCGCGCAGGTTTACTACAGGGACGAGGATCCGCGCGTGGGCCGCCTGACCAAGTACCGGTACCTGAGCGTCGTGGACTAA
- a CDS encoding cupin, giving the protein MGVRNHPFLPVLLHRGAERDGGAAGFERRFARHGWPAQWRDGIDAYHHYHSSAHEVLGAARSNARLVVGGPGGPETMLAAGDALLLPAGTGHCCIASSADVLVVGAYPAGQDWDICRQAPSAAALRRIAQLPFPPRDPVAGAHGPLLQHWRMPG; this is encoded by the coding sequence ATGGGGGTGCGCAACCATCCGTTCCTGCCGGTCCTGCTGCATCGCGGGGCCGAGCGGGATGGCGGCGCCGCCGGCTTCGAGCGCCGCTTCGCCAGGCATGGCTGGCCGGCGCAATGGCGCGACGGCATCGACGCCTACCACCACTACCATTCCAGCGCGCACGAGGTGCTTGGTGCGGCCCGCAGCAACGCGCGGCTGGTGGTCGGCGGCCCGGGCGGGCCCGAGACCATGCTGGCGGCCGGCGACGCGTTGCTGCTGCCGGCCGGCACTGGCCATTGCTGCATCGCGTCCAGCGCGGACGTCCTGGTGGTCGGCGCCTATCCGGCCGGGCAGGACTGGGACATCTGCAGGCAGGCGCCCAGCGCCGCCGCGCTCCGGCGCATCGCGCAGTTGCCGTTCCCGCCCCGCGACCCGGTCGCCGGCGCGCACGGCCCGCTGCTGCAGCATTGGCGGATGCCCGGTTGA
- a CDS encoding alpha/beta hydrolase family protein yields METKLSSIDIAVDGDALSGTLLTPTNGMPGVLFVHGWGGNQHHNLVRAREAVGLGCVCLTFDLRGHEGLAWMRETVTRAQNLDDIKAAYDRLASSPQVDRESIAVVGLSYGGYLASLLTLERPVEWLALRSPALYKDAHWDGPKVALNRDPDLMPYRHRAVAPADNVALAACQRFRGDALLVEAEQDVIVPGQVIRNYAAAFSNARSLTARVIQGADHALTRKEHQLEYTRYLIAWLTEMVAGRRVALAKNVVERRKQSLRHTQGDAATSPGQGSRQFQGHLEANERSSGAAR; encoded by the coding sequence ATGGAAACCAAACTCTCCAGCATCGACATCGCGGTGGACGGCGATGCGTTGAGCGGCACCCTGCTCACGCCCACCAACGGCATGCCCGGCGTCCTGTTCGTGCATGGCTGGGGCGGCAACCAGCACCACAACCTGGTGCGTGCGCGCGAAGCGGTCGGCCTGGGCTGCGTGTGCCTGACCTTCGACCTGCGCGGCCACGAAGGACTGGCCTGGATGCGCGAGACGGTGACGCGCGCGCAGAACCTGGACGACATCAAGGCCGCCTACGACCGCCTGGCGTCGTCGCCGCAGGTGGACCGGGAATCGATCGCGGTGGTGGGCCTGAGCTATGGCGGCTACCTCGCCTCGCTGCTGACCCTGGAGCGGCCGGTGGAATGGCTGGCGCTGCGGTCGCCGGCGCTGTACAAGGACGCGCACTGGGACGGCCCGAAGGTGGCGCTGAACCGGGATCCGGACCTGATGCCGTACCGGCACCGCGCGGTAGCGCCGGCCGACAATGTCGCGCTGGCGGCCTGCCAGCGTTTCCGCGGCGATGCGCTGCTGGTCGAAGCCGAGCAGGACGTGATCGTGCCGGGCCAGGTGATCCGCAACTACGCCGCGGCATTCTCCAACGCGCGGTCGCTGACCGCGCGGGTGATCCAGGGCGCCGACCACGCGCTGACCCGCAAAGAGCACCAACTCGAATACACCCGTTACCTGATCGCCTGGCTCACCGAGATGGTGGCCGGGCGCCGCGTGGCGCTGGCCAAGAACGTGGTCGAGCGGCGCAAGCAGAGTCTCAGGCACACGCAAGGCGACGCGGCGACCTCGCCCGGACAGGGCTCCAGGCAGTTCCAGGGCCACCTCGAGGCCAACGAACGCAGTTCCGGCGCGGCGCGGTGA